The Aspergillus oryzae RIB40 DNA, chromosome 5 genome segment AGGTTAATAAaaccgaagagaaaaacGTAGGCGACCTTCTGGAGTGGGAATATGAACGGAAATACGTGGTATGGGACACTCTGAGACCATCCATCCAGCGGATGGAAGGCATGTGAGGCGAAAGGGCTGGGCATAATCCACTTGTGGTGCGGCTTATGTAAAGACTTATAGATCAACGGGTGGTGTAAGCCGCGGTGGATCCAGTAAATGCAGAAATCGGTGAATGCAATGAACAATGGGAACTGTATGATGCTGTAGTACGGAAAAGGCTCGTCGGAGAAACCATCATACAACTTTGCATAACCCCGTACCTCGGCGACCAAAAAAGGGGCAGTCAGAAGAGACATGATGGGCATAGATCCCATGGTCTGTGCAATCTCCATGGGAATTTGGTTTTTGAGGAACTTCGGGTGTTTGACGGTAGTCTTGTCCCAGATGAAAATATAAGACAGTGTTGCAGATATGAAATAGGTGATAAGGCCGAATATCCTTTTTTCATGAATGGCCATTAGACGCCGAATTCAGCCTTAGCGAAAGGGGTTCTTTGCATACCAgacaatcaagaagaagctcaggaATTGGCGATAGATGTTGTTCCTAGGCCAAGCACTCATGTACGCGTACTTCGAGGGTTCCAGATAAATCAGGTGCGTGGCCGGTTCATAGATGAAGGGCTGGGATGCGCCGAAGAAGGACAGTGTGTTATTGGCCGCATGATTAAAGCCAGGGAACGAAACTGAGGACGAAAGCGAGACGGGGAGAAGAGCGGCGTATAAGCGGTCACCGATGAAGGTGTCCCAGACTTCGAGGGcgatatccatgatccctTGAGAACCAATCTGAAATTCGGGTCCGACGAAATAAAAAACGGCCACTAACTGGCAGTGCGTCCCAATTGTTGTAAGGTTTGGAAAGGGAATGAGAAAGCGGACGAGAAGAGAATCAAGTCGGGGAAATCAGAAGGGAGGATTTTTAAGGATAGTTTGGAAATTAAGTAAAgtggagagaagaggaaattgatGTGAAGTATGGACGGGAATgaataaaaggaaaatagcCTATGAGAAACAAGCTCGGCATCACACCAGGCGGAACACTCACAGCCGTTCCCCGTTTTTTCGTACCTTTCGAACGAACTTGGGCTTCTTTTCGCAGTTCGGAAAGTGATGGTGGAGAAGTAGTTATCTACTAGGTGGGAAGGGCgaagaaattcaaaataaaaataaaaagaaatcTCACACAACTAGGGCTGTCATTATTGTGAACTaggaaaaggggggaaagggagatgCACAACTTATGGACCGGATCGAAAGAATCTGAAGTAAATAAATAGTCACTAGTATTATCCAACAAATACAAACCGTCGGTTGAAAGTTACCAGGTACTTTTATCATACTGTACCTTGCAGACATCGTCTCCATTCGCCAGGCTATTCAACTAGTAGTAACCGCTCTTTTAATAAGATAGCCTTATTGAACAGTCCATGTAAAGGTCTATAAGCCTCTCAAGACATTAATAATAGATTAAGTAGGCTACAATCAGACGAAGTCTTCTTTTCTAGAATAAATCAGGAACAGTTATAGGTATGTATCCTTAAACAGATCCACGGAGACTGTGGGGTACCATAGAAAGCGTTTCTAGATTTCAGCTTCGCATACATTTGTATCAACACCTGTAAATATATGAACAGAAGCACAAGTTTCCGAAGAGTGTAGTGTGCTGGGAC includes the following:
- a CDS encoding sterol desaturase family protein (sterol C5 desaturase), producing the protein MDIALEVWDTFIGDRLYAALLPVSLSSSVSFPGFNHAANNTLSFFGASQPFIYEPATHLIYLEPSKYAYMSAWPRNNIYRQFLSFFLIVWIFGLITYFISATLSYIFIWDKTTVKHPKFLKNQIPMEIAQTMGSMPIMSLLTAPFLVAEVRGYAKLYDGFSDEPFPYYSIIQFPLFIAFTDFCIYWIHRGLHHPLIYKSLHKPHHKWIMPSPFASHAFHPLDGWSQSVPYHVFPFIFPLQKVAYVFLFGFINLWTVLIHDGEYVANSPVINGAACHTMHHLYFNYNYGQFTTLWDRLGGSYRKPNEELFRRETKMDKEEWKKQTEEMESILKDVEGDDDRKYLVEDESKKDL